The segment tctaattgggaaccataccaggccaaaagcagaaatacaaaacctagaacaaaaaccttgaatgcccaccccaactcacgccctgaccaaactaaaacagagacataaaaaaggaactaaggtcaggacgtgacagtacccccccctccaAAGGttcggactccggccgcaaaacctaaccccataggggagggtctgggtgggcatctgtccgcggccCCACTCTAccatagtcttggcccacttaagtGGCGTCTTCGGCCTGGGGACCCTTTTGGCTGGCCCCGAAtagacgggagattccggcagcgccggagagGCAGCCGGCGTGAAGGGcggttctggcagctcctgactgactggcggctctggcagctcctgactgacgggcggctctggcagctcctgactgacgggcggctctggcagctcctgactgacgggcggctctggcagctcaggacagacgggcggctctggcagctcctgactgacgggcggctctggcagctcctgactgacgggcggttctggcagctcctgactgacgggcggttctggctgctcctgactgacgggcggctctggcagctctggacaggagggaggctctggaagagctggacaggagggagactctggaagcgctggacaggagggagactctggaagcgctggacaggcaggagcacctggagggaggagacggagagacagcctggtgcatggggctgccacaggaggcctggtgcgtggaggtggcaccggatcgaccggaccgtggaggcgcactggaggtctcgagcaccgagcctgcacaacctgtcctggctggatactccccatagcccggcaagtgcggcgggatggaacagaccgcactgggctgtgctggcgaactggggacaccgtgcgtagggctggtgccatatagCCCGGGCCGAGGAGACaaactggagaccagatgcactGAGCCGGCGTCATTgctcctggctcgatgcccactctagcccggccgacacgaggagctgcgatgtagcgcaccgggctatgcctgcgcactggggacacgtgcgcctcacggcataacacggtgcctgcccggtccacctctcgccacggtaagcacggggagttggctcaggtctcctacctgacttagccacactccccgtgtgccttcCCCCAAGACAGGGACTGCCTCTCGTCCCTGTTGCGCTGCCGTGCTaactcctcataatgccgccgctcggctttagctgcctccagctcctccctggggcagcgatattccccagcctgtgcccagggtcccttaccgtccaaaatctcctcccatgtccaggagtccagaaccctctgctcctggttaccacgctgcttggtccggttgtggtgggtagttctgtaacgaaCCTCTTCATCATCTGAGGAGGagtaagaaggatcggaccaatatgcagcgttgtaagtgtccatgttaattaTTTATTCGACTGAACACACgagacaaaataacaaagtgaaaggaagaaacgaaacagttctgtctggtgaatacacaaaacaggctacctaagtatggttctcaatcagagacaacgattgacagctgcctctgattgggaaccataccaggccaaaagcagaaatacaaaacctagaacaaaaaccttgaatgcccaccccaactcactccctgaccaaactaaaacagagacataaaaaaggaactaaggtcaggacgtgacacttaCCTGCATATGGACATGCGTGCCTGTCTGCATCCATGGGTGCATgtacttttgtgtgtgtttgtttatgtatacgtttgtgtgtgtgtcagtatcttTTACTGTGAGGGAACATTAGTCTAGACCAGGGATGTGTAACTTCGATGGGGCTGGGGTCCACAAAGAAATCAGAACTAACTATGATGGGCCACAGTGACTCATGGGTCTGCATACCctcatccatacccacacatgcagtctGAGCTGGCCGTAGACTTTTGGGGACCTAAGTGAAATTTGGTTGGGAAGCCCCCCCACCTTGCAACCAAACATTTTAACGGCCCTCCTCTTGACAGcggaaaaaaaaaaatatgtattagagttaatttcctgcaattttagACATTTTGCCATGGGCGTGGAGAAAATGTTGCAATTCCACACATTTTACCATAGGACAGAGAGAAGATTTTTCAATTGTATAactcatttcatgcaattctactcattttgccattgAGCAGAGAGAAGAatttgcagttttacagctaattcgACTCATTTTGCtatagggtggagagaaatgttagCAATTTAGAATATGATATCTGATTGAgggtgactaacaaaatcaatgggggccaccCAGTCGGTAATTTGACCATGATAaatacaagtttagatagctggctagactaactcaACAATCAAAACcttttagctgacatgggctaattgagtgactgtcagtgactcacataacaagagaaaaactgctgatgcacaaccaaatttctaaattgcaccttgtgtattctactattctaactctcaacagtaagttgagtcccaggttgttgTTAATATAAtttttatttggggggggggggggagtgatcCGCGGGCCTACAGTTTCCCATCCCTGGTCTAGACAATATCAGTGTCAATGGTAAGCTGTCGTCAGTATCAAATGAAGTGTAGTAAAACATGTATGCTGATTGTTCATCCTTGACTCAACAGCACTAGAGAACAGCACTCTATGGTATGATTATACAGGTTACCGCTTTGAAtcattcacacacactcaccgaaAGGCACCATTGTGAAATATCCTCAGCTACTGtgttttaaaggggcaatctgcagttcaaacaataacaaagtggttatattcttcaagaatcaatgagtatatatatatatttttaaagctgTCCCAATCGCAGATTGACCCTATTACTGAGCTTTGTTGCATCTTGATGATACAGTACCTGAGAGCAGGCTACAATGTGTATGTGAAACCAGCACTCACAAACTCAATGAGTAAAGTTCAATAGTTTGTAAATGTCCATTTATGTTCTCAGATGCTATACAGATCAATATAATCTCAATCATGAACTGACAGAGCTATGTCCCTGATGCTAGATAGCAAAGTGGGTAAAAGAAAGATGTTACTGTTTGGGTCAGTGAAATTACAGTGTCCAAGAGCAAATTTACTTTTTGACTTATTCCACAAAGTGACTGCGCTAGATTGAATGGTTCTGTGGAAGCGTCCATCCTGCGCCCTCCAGCCCCCAGTTTGTTCACAGTTCTAGTTCACACTCAGTAATTAAGAAGTATTGATTGTGATTAAGCCTCAGAGGGTCAGGAATTTAGTAATAAGCGAATACAGGACTTGTTTAATACATCAAATCTTAATGTCTTATTAATGAATATACACTCCGATCCATGTTTCTAGTCTCCTGCCTTGTCTGAATGATGACAAGATTATCATGGCATGCAACTAGTTTGTCCCCAATGCAATGGGAAAGATTAAGTTTGACTATATGTAAAAATATACTGTACATCCACATGTCCTTTAGAGTAACATACAGTAGAGGTTTTCTAGGGTGAGCCCTACTTAGCAAGGAGCCTAAAGTTGCTAAGGCCTATAGCCTCCTGAGAcctgaaaaaaatgtgtttggGATTTCAATATTTTTTCTATAACATAAGTGTTTGGGGTGAAAAATACATGTAACCCCAAAAATGTGGAaacaaatattgttatttttattgtaAGTGCAAAATTGTCCTCTGTGGTGGTCATTAGGATGTAAATATACACAAATTAATAtgacagtcaatgggtacagtactgtaggtgaaAAACATAGTTGTGGCATCTGggtgtccactacagaggacatttcttgatAAGCTCTTATTTAGCTCTTATTTAATGTGAAAAAAATATGACAAAGTCCTGACCAACTCACTTAACTATTGCTGAAATACTCACTTACTAGAAAACATTTGAATATCAAACTCACAAAAACTATAATTAATAATTACACACACTTTTCACATGTCCATAAAATGTGCTAATTTTAACGCCAGCCATCTTTTAAAGAACCAGGAAGATAAAGTTGTCAAGGTCACACCCCTACACGTGATATCATTGAAAAGTCCAGAATGTCCTCTCAAAGGGACAACAGGATTTAATACAGTGGCTTGTATGGcctcagagacacagaccaaGAACTGATGTCCACTAGAGAGGACAAAAATACCTTTCTGGTTTCAGGAGGACAGAAGAGCATTTAGAAAGCACCATAGTGtcggtgtgtgtactgtatgtgtctgggcTCACCGAAGGCTGGGCGCTAATGTGCCACACAGAATGTTGTTATTATAACATTGTGTTCTGCCACGAGTCCAGGTCACAGCTATTGAAAATAAATCCACTGTGAAGATTGTTGATGTGCCAATTTGATGATTATTATGATCCATAGAACATCCTGTTGCATTGATTAGCGTACTGTAATAACATAGGTTGCCTCCGacatggcaccctactccctatatactgcactacttttgacaagagccttatgggccctggtcaaaagtagtgaactataaagggaatggggtgccatttgggacacacatatGGCCCTATTTCCAGCGGAAATAATATTGATGTGTGTCATTTGGACACACCTTAATAAACTTGTAAGAACATGTATTTAGTAGCACTAGCCAAGCTCTCTTGGGAAggagttaaagggatactttgggaatTTGTCCAttttccccagagtcagatgaactaccATTTTGATGTGTATgtatccagtatgaaggaagttagaggtagtttcgcgagccaatgctaactagcattgggtatctgctagcatgcagTTGGACTTCCACGCATAGAATGTCTGCTCAGGTCAGATCTCAGCACTGTGCACCTGCATACAATGTGACGTGTTACAGTAGCTCTGGAGAATGACAGTGAGCATTATACAATGTGACGTGTTACAGTAGCTCTGGAGAATGACAGTGAGCATTATACAATGTGACGTGTTACAGTAGCTCTGGAGAATGACAGTGAGCGTTATACAATGTGACGTGTTACAGTAGCTCTGGAGAATGACAGTGAGCGTTATACAATGTGACGTGTTACAGTAGCTCTGGAGAATGACAGTGAGCATTATACAATGTGACGTGTTACAGTAGCTCTGGAGAATGACAGTGAGCATTATACAATGTGACGTGTTACAGTAGCTCTGGAGAATGACAGTGAGCGTTATACAATGTGACGTGTTACAGTAGCTCTGGAGAATGACAGTGAGCGTTATACAATGTGACGTGTTACAGTAGCTCTGGAGAATGACAGTGAGCATTATACAATGTGACGTGTTACAGTAGCTCTGGAGAATGACAGTGAGCGTTATACAATGTGACGTGTTACAGTAGCTCTGGAGAATGACAGTGAGCATTATACAATGCGTGCAATGACCTGTCAACACTGCAAACAAGGAAGAATTCTGTCAACATTAATAGACATTAATAGCCTCACTGTCCATACTGTAACAGTACATCGAGTGGATCAGAAATGCTTATTGTCCGTAATTAAATAAACAATGCAGGTATATTATGATCTATCAAGTGATTCAGATCCTATTGAATGTGATACCCTGGCCTCATATCTTTTTGATCTTGAAGATCTTACTCGtgatctactccctgtatattttGTCAGACAGTGTTTGAGGATGTACACAATAAACAGTCTTCTTGTTGTGATTTTAGAACGTGTGGGCACAAACACACCcccacacgtaaacacacacacacaaacacacacatgcaaacacacacacaatctgagaACAGACTCTAATGAGGCATATGGTTAATTAATTATTCAGACACAATCTGGTATCTTGAATCTGGGACTCCCCACTAGTCTACCACAATTATCTTTCTGCTTTTCTCATGCTTACCAAGATGTCTCAGAGTGATCTTATTCATAACAACATTGACTTGTCCATATCTATACAGAATTATCAGTAGTATCAGCAACAAGCTGCACTTGAAATAAAGAAAGATGAGGTTGAAAGCCAATAGCTGTTTAAATGACAGACAATTGAAAACAAAGAGGAGGAACaataaaggagatgattgtggactacgggaaaaagaggactgagcatgcctccattctcatcgacggggctgtagtggagcaggttgagagcttcaagttccttggtgtccacatcaccaacatactaacatggtacaaacacaccaagacagtcatgaagaggcacgacaaagcctatttccctcaggagactgaaaagatttgtcatgggtcctcagatcctcaaaaggttctacagctgcacaatcaagagcatccggactggttgcatcactgcctggtatggcaactgctcagcctctaaCCGcttggcactacagagggtagtgcgaacagcccagtacatcactggggccaagcctcctgccattcaggacctctataccaggcggtgtcagaggaaggccctaacaattgtcaaagactccagccaccctggtcatagtgtggctgttgtctctggtaccagagcaccaagtctaagtccaagaggcttctaaacagcttctaccccaagccataagactcctgaacatctaatcaaatggctacccaggctatttgcattgcccccccccccctttacaccgctgctactctctgttgttatcatctatgcagtcacttaAAATAACTCTACCAACATATTaactcaactaaccggtgcccctgcacattgactctgtatcggtaccccctgtatatagtctcgctattgttactttactgctgctctttaattacttgttacttttatttcttattcttatccgtattctttaaaactgcattgttggttggggctcgtaagcatttcactgtaaggtctacctacacctgttgtattcggcgcatgtgactaatacattttggatttggtttgatttgattttgatatgTTTATAGATATTGGGCCAAGTAGAGACATTTAATGTAATACTAACCACTGTTACATGCATTACACTACCTGTCTTTCAGTGTACTGTGCAGTCTTACATTATTATTCTATAACTGATTGGCTTAAGGTTTGATAGCTTATAAATTGCTTGAATCAGAAACGAGTGGGCTGCTGGATTATGACAAAAGATTGGTTTTCTATGTCCTAGCACAGGCAAAGATGGTAAAACAAATACGTGCTGTTAAGCAGCTTACATACCCATTGGAAGCTTGTGGCAGTTCTCCGTGAGCCACACAAAAAGTTTGGCAAAGTGACAGTTGCACACCCAGGGGTTGCCCTCCAGGCGCACCACCCGGAGTGAGGTTAGGGGCTCCAGCACCCCCACATCCAGCCCTTGCAGGCCGTTCCTCTCCAGCTCCAGCTCCCGCAGTGAGGTCAGCCCCAGGAAAGCATCCTCTTCTACCAGGCTAAGGTAGGGGTTGTTCCCCAGACGCAGCTTGATCAGGCTACGGGACTCCACAAAGGTCCCTGACTGGATCTCTGTCAGGTTGTTGCTGCCCAGGTCCAGGAAGACTAGGCGAGATGAGGTGCTGAGGGTGCCGGGTTCCAGCACCGACAGGGAGTTATTCCTCAGGTCCAGGTAGACCAGGTCGCTGTACAGAACCAGGAAGTCCGAGGGGATCCAGGGAATCCAGTTGTCGGAGAGAAGGAGGCGCCGGACGTCCAGGGGGATGGGACTAGGGAGGCTGGTGAGACCTTGGCCCTGGCAGTCCACGGTGTGGTGGTCCGGACACAGGCAGCTGGACGGACAGTTGTGGCCCCGAGTCAGCAAGGTGGAGGAAAGCAAGGCAAGGAAAGGCTGAAGCCAGTTAATGCATGGTAACATTGTCAAGGGGGTgcgaggtgagagggagagcaggggttTAGGTAGGGGAGGAGGAGATTGGGAGGAaggaggtacaggacaggacaggagagggcacaggggaggggatagagatcAAGGGGTGGGAGAttaaggaaggggagggggaagcAGAAGAAAGAAAGGAGTCAATGTCCTGGCGCTGgcatctctcttcctcttgttGAGTAGTCTACAAAGGCTAAGCCATCGAGCGGCGAGAGAGATGCGCAACGGTGTTTTCAAGGAGATCATGTAGCAAGCGGTCTGGATCGAAAAGCAGCCTGCTGGCTTTGAGGGAATaaggggaggagtgagagagagggagtgagcgagagagagagagcgagagagtaagGGAGGGGGTTAAATAGAAACTAGCAAACCAGAGACGTGCGCTGTGGAGGGTGTGTGTTGGGAGTGGggagagcgggggatggggggtgGAGGGCGATAGGGTAAGCCAGAAGGTGGTGTGAGTTTGCAGGAGGGTCGACCCTCAGAGTCTCATTACTCCTTCTTCAGAACAATTAACGAGGGACACCGTCTGTGAGTCAGAAGAAGAATATAATGTGAGGATCTAAGCATTGGAAGGCTAGACTCACTGAAAGCATGGTTATTTACATCCAACCGTATGGGCTGGGGAGCTACCGACAGTGACTCGTGTCCAAATGACATCAGATAATTCACATGTTGTGATGATGTCACATGGCTCCCAGCAGAATCCCAGGAGGAATATAATCCTGATGACCGTGATCCTTGGGAATCATCATCACATACATCTCCTCCTCAACTGTCCTCTGTCTCACTGTGCTGCACGATCTGGCCATCCCAGCTCTGTTGCCATGACAACATGCTCTAAACATACACCGTGGTGTGAAGCTGCCTGTGCAGCATAGGCGAATATCCCAAAAGGCTCCTATTGAGGAACGCCATCACATGATAGCTTGTCACAGCGAGGTGATGCGTTTGTCTCGTGCCTTTCCTGAGCAACAAGCTGAATGGCTATCTCATACAATCCACTCATATAGCTTTAATGCATGTCCTATACATTCACAGTTAgaaaaacatacagtacatacactacAGTTTTAACACATCCACTGCAAAAGCCAAGTGGTCTTCAGAAATACTGTACCTTAAACTAAGCAATGTGTTCCCAATGGCAGTTACCTTACCAACGGCAGCTAATTTGCCAGCTGTTGTTGTTTACATGCTATGTACCTCtatgctacagtacagtagtcagacaTCATGTCCACAGACCGCAGGTACAGGAACAGAATGTATGCTATGTCCACCTGATACATCAAACATGCTTGTTGGGAATAGCATGTCACAGATATAACCGTGGAAAGCAGgtgtgctgagggtgctgcagcaccccctgaaaaatatcaataaaataaaataatattaatttaaaaaaagagtTTTTTCTTTTGAAGAAGGGCCATTT is part of the Oncorhynchus masou masou isolate Uvic2021 chromosome 33, UVic_Omas_1.1, whole genome shotgun sequence genome and harbors:
- the lrrc38a gene encoding leucine-rich repeat-containing protein 38, whose protein sequence is MLPCINWLQPFLALLSSTLLTRGHNCPSSCLCPDHHTVDCQGQGLTSLPSPIPLDVRRLLLSDNWIPWIPSDFLVLYSDLVYLDLRNNSLSVLEPGTLSTSSRLVFLDLGSNNLTEIQSGTFVESRSLIKLRLGNNPYLSLVEEDAFLGLTSLRELELERNGLQGLDVGVLEPLTSLRVVRLEGNPWVCNCHFAKLFVWLTENCHKLPMGMEGLQCSLPMDGSLMSLSLLSEASFRECRGYLSLTDILIVIFSGISVSVVAIIASFFLASMVHCFQRLGKAGQADEEEGND